In the genome of Paenarthrobacter ilicis, the window GTGGTCAGAACCTTGAGGCAGGCCTGGATCTCTTCAGGCGTCAGATCGGTGGAGCTCATTGACCTGATTTTACAGCCTTGGAAGCACCCTGGACGCCGGTTTGCCTGCGGGAACAGTCAGTAACCGCCCCCGCAGGCAACGTGGCTAGCGTGACGCTGCCTGCGAGGCCGCGTCAGCCACCCGTGACTGGATACCTGCTGCCACCCGCTCGGCGGAGCCGCGGATGTCCGGATCATCGTGGGTTGCTGCCTTCACGGCCTCGGGCAGGCTTCTGCGGTGCTCGGCCGAGAGGGCAAGTTCCGCCTCGCCGGGCTCAGGAACGGTCTGGCCCTTGGCGAGGACGGTAATCCCTGACTCGGTGACCTTGTAGCCACGGGCCCTGTCCAGGGCGGGGTCGATCCCGATCGCGGCACCTGCCGGAACCTTGACGTTCTTGTCCAGGATGGCGCGACGGATGACGGCACCCTCACCCACGCGTACTTTGTCCATCAGGACCGAGTCATGCACGCGGCTTCCCGCAGCGACGTAGACATCGTTAGCCAACACGGAACCTTCAACAATGCCGCCCGAGATGACCACGCCACTGGCAACAATCGAGTCCAGGGCGGTACCCACGGTGTTGTTTTCGCCACGCACGAACTTGGCGGGCGGCGAAATGCTCTGCCGGGTGAAGATCGGCCATTCGGAGTTGTAGAGGTTGAAGACCGGAACGGGGGAGATAAGGTCCATGTGGGCGTCGTAGAAAGAATCGATGGTGCCGACGTCGCGCCAGTAGGTCCGGTCCCGCTCCGTGGCTCCGGGGATGTCGTTGAGCGTGAAGTCATAGACCCCGGCTTCGCCCTGGTCCACGAAGTACGGAATGATGTCCCCGCCCATGTCGTGCTTGGTGTCGAGTCGTTCGGCGTCAACATGCAGGGCCTCAACAAGGGCATCCGCGTTGAAAACGTAGTTGCCCATGGACGCCAGAAATTGCGTGGGATCTGCTGCCAGTCCGGGGGTGCTGGCGGGCTTTTCCACGAAGGCCGCAATTTTCTGGGGGTCGTTTTGGTCCACTTCGATCACGCCGAACTGGTTTGCCATGGAGAGTGGCTGGCGCACCGCGGCAACTGTGGCCTTGGCTCCGCTGGCTATGTGCTGCTCCACCATTTGGGAGAAATCCATGCGGTAAACGTGATCGGCACCGACCACTACCACAATGTCCGGGGCGTCATCGTGGATGAGGTTGAGTGATTGGTATATGGCATTGGCGCTGCCAAGGAACCAGCTTTTGCCTACCCGCTGTTGCGCAGGAACCGAGGCCACATAGCGGCCAAGTTGCGTGGACATCCGCCAGGTCTCGGAGATGTGCCGGTCCAGGCTGTGTGATTTGTACTGCGTCAGGACAACAATTTTCAAATATCCCGAATTGACAAGATTGGACAGTGCAAAGTCAATCAACCTGTAACCGCCGGCAAACGGAACCGCGGGTTTGGCCCGGTCCGCCGTCAGCGGCATGAGGCGGTTGCCTTCTCCGCCTGCCAAAACTATTGCCAATACTTTCTTCAACGCCATGGTCACTGCTCCCCGTACGTCTTCGTATCCCCCAAAAGTCCGATTTTCCGGACCCCTTCACACTAGAACACATACGCCGGAACGACTACGTTGGTTAGCGTGCGAATAGACATTGTGACTAAAGAATTCCCTCCGGAAATTTACGGCGGTGCCGGTGTCCACGTGGCCGAGCTCAGCCGGGTGCTGGCAAAGCACGTCGATCTTCGCGTGCGGGCCTTCGGCGCCCCGCGTGACACGGATTACCACGGTGCGGTTGTTGAGTCCTATGGGACACCTGAGGACCTGGGCTCGGCCAACGCTGCCGTCCAGACGTTGGGCGTGGATCTGAGGATCGTGCCTGACGTTGCCGGCGCGGACCTTGTCCATTCGCACACGTGGTACGCCAACATGGCCGGACACCTGGCTTCGTTGCTGCACGGCATTCCCCATGTGCTCAGCGCCCACAGCCTGGAGCCGTTGCGTCCGTGGAAGGCTGAGCAGTTGGGAGGCGGCTACGCGTTGTCTTCCTGGGTGGAGAAGACCGCTTATGAGGCCGCCGCTGCCATCATCGCCGTCTCCGAGGGCATGCGACAGGACATTCTGCGCAGCTACCCGGACGTGGACCCGGCCAAGGTGCGGGTTGTTCACAATGGCATTGATGTTTCCCTCTGGGAGCGCGACGAAGAGGACGATGCCATCCGGGCCCTGGGCATTGATCCGGCGAAGCCCAGCGTGGTGTTCGTCGGGCGCAACACCCGCCAGAAGGGTGTCCCTTATCTCCTGCGCGCCGCCTCGAGCCTGCCGGCGGACGTCCAGCTGGTGCTGTGCCTCGGTGCGGCCGATACGCCGGAACTTGCTGCCGAGACGGCACGCCTGATCGAGGAACTCCAGTCCCAGCGCGAGGGCGTGGTGCTGATCGAACGCATGCTGCCGCGCAGGGAGCTGATCCAGGTCCTCAGCCACGCCACGGCCTTTGCCTGCCCTTCCATCTACGAGCCGCTGGGAATCGTGAACCTTGAAGCCATGGCCTGTGGAGCCGCTGTTGTGGCAAGCGCC includes:
- the glgC gene encoding glucose-1-phosphate adenylyltransferase; protein product: MTMALKKVLAIVLAGGEGNRLMPLTADRAKPAVPFAGGYRLIDFALSNLVNSGYLKIVVLTQYKSHSLDRHISETWRMSTQLGRYVASVPAQQRVGKSWFLGSANAIYQSLNLIHDDAPDIVVVVGADHVYRMDFSQMVEQHIASGAKATVAAVRQPLSMANQFGVIEVDQNDPQKIAAFVEKPASTPGLAADPTQFLASMGNYVFNADALVEALHVDAERLDTKHDMGGDIIPYFVDQGEAGVYDFTLNDIPGATERDRTYWRDVGTIDSFYDAHMDLISPVPVFNLYNSEWPIFTRQSISPPAKFVRGENNTVGTALDSIVASGVVISGGIVEGSVLANDVYVAAGSRVHDSVLMDKVRVGEGAVIRRAILDKNVKVPAGAAIGIDPALDRARGYKVTESGITVLAKGQTVPEPGEAELALSAEHRRSLPEAVKAATHDDPDIRGSAERVAAGIQSRVADAASQAASR
- the glgA gene encoding glycogen synthase; protein product: MRIDIVTKEFPPEIYGGAGVHVAELSRVLAKHVDLRVRAFGAPRDTDYHGAVVESYGTPEDLGSANAAVQTLGVDLRIVPDVAGADLVHSHTWYANMAGHLASLLHGIPHVLSAHSLEPLRPWKAEQLGGGYALSSWVEKTAYEAAAAIIAVSEGMRQDILRSYPDVDPAKVRVVHNGIDVSLWERDEEDDAIRALGIDPAKPSVVFVGRNTRQKGVPYLLRAASSLPADVQLVLCLGAADTPELAAETARLIEELQSQREGVVLIERMLPRRELIQVLSHATAFACPSIYEPLGIVNLEAMACGAAVVASATGGIPEVVQHGETGLLVELEQVTDGTGTPLDPEKFVSDFAAALNEVVADPARAREMGRAGRLRAEEHFSWESITETTLEVYRSVLR